The following is a genomic window from Candidatus Tectomicrobia bacterium.
ATCCGGGATGTCCCACTCCCCGCCCGCCAGCTCGTAGACGAGTTTCCCCCCGGCCCGCTCCGGCCCGCCCCGGAACACGCGGAAGAAGGACTGGTTCGCCGAGACGACCCGAAGGTCCCCGTCGAGCACCAGCATGGGCTCCCGCACGGTGTCCACGATGCTGCGGGCGAAGGCGAGGGCGTCTTGCGTCTCCCGGATCTCCTCGACGTTCATGAAGGTCAGCACCACCCCGGCGATGACGTTCTCCACGGTGCGGTAGGGGAGGATGCGGACCCGGCAGCGGTCCCCCGCGTGGGTTCGGACCTCCATTTCCTTCATGGCCAGCGTCCGCAGCACCTCGGCGCTCTCGGCGACCAGGTCGGCGTCCCGCAGGTTGACCGTCAGGTCCCTAATGGGGCGCCCGGCGTCGGAGGGGATCAGGCGCACGAACTTGTCCACCTCCCGCGTATAGCGCTGGATGCGGAGGCCCTCGTCGAGGAAGACGGCCGCGATTCCGGTGCTGTCCAGGAGGTTCTGCATGTCGGCGTGGGACTGGGTCAGCTCATGGACCTTGACCTCCAGCTCGGAGTTGACCGTCTGGAGCTCCTCGTTGAGGGACTGAAGCTCCTCCCGCGAGGTCTCCAGCTCCTCGTTCGTGCTCTGGAGCTCCTCGTTCGTGGAGTGCAGCTCCTCGTTCGTGGACTTAAGCTCCTCGTTCGAGGTCTCCAGCTCCTCGATGGTGGTCTTCAGGGTTTCCTGGGTGCGCCGGAGCTCTTCCTCGAGCTCCATCTCCGCCGCCCGGCGCGCCTTCCCGCCTTTTCCCTCCGGCCCGCCGGGGGGAGGCGCCGGGGGCGCCTTCAGGAAACTGACCATGAACAGGCCCCGCACCGCCTCCGGCTCGTCGAGCGGCTTCACCGAGAGGTCGAGGTGCAACTCGCCGCCGTTCGCCTTGACGCCGATGCCGCGGCGCAAGACGTCCTTTTTCATGGCGGCGGCCCGCCGGAGGGCCGCCGACAGATCGCGGCGAAGCCCTTCTCTCGCCATTTCGATGGCGTTGAAGTTCGGGGCGCCCGACGCGGGCTCCAGGAACTCGCCGGTCCGGCCGTGGATGAACTCGATCTTCCCGTCCTCGCTCACGATCGCGCACGGAGGGGCGTAGCGGTCCAGCAGGAGAGCCTCCACGGCGGCGGCGATGTTTCCCGCCTTCGGCCGTTCCTCCGTTCCATCCTCCCGCGGCTTCTTCCTCGATAAGGAAATGGGAAAATCGATCTGGTGGCGGGCGGAGGCGGAGCCCGGCTTCCGCCGGAAGATTTTCCACCTCGAGTCCGCCGCCTCGAACGAGTCCTCCATCTCGCCCACCGTCTCCGCCGGCCCGATGAAAAGGATCCCGCCCGGGTTCAGGGCGTAGTGGAACAATGGGAGCAGGCGCTTCTGAAGGTCCGCGTCGAGGTAGATGAGCACATTGCGGCAGGAGAGGATGTCGAGCCGGGTGAAGGGCGGGTCCCTGGTGATGTTCTGGTCGGCGAAGATGACCATGTCCCGTATCTCCTTCGAGATGCGGTAATGGCTGTCCTGCTTGGCGAAGAACCGCTTTATCCGCTCCTCGCCGACGTCGGCCGCGATGCCCTCGGGGTAGACGCCGGCCCGGCCGGCATTGACGGCGTCCCCGTCCAGGTCGGTCGCGAATATCTGGACGTTGTGCCTTCTCTTGCTCTCCTCCAGGTACTCGCGCAGGAGCATGGCGAGAGAATACGCCTCCTCGCCGGTGGCGCAGCCGGGCACCCACACGCGCACGTCCATCCCTTCCGGCTTGCCGTCGAAGAGCCGGGGCAGGCCGTTCCTGTAGAGACTCTCGAAGGCCGGCGGGTCGCGGAAGAAGTTGGTGACGTTGATGAGCATCTCCTTGAACAGGAGGTCGATCTCGTGAGGATTCTCCTGCATGAAGCGGATGTAGTAATCCATCTCTTCTAGCTGATGGACGGCCATCCTCCGGTCGATGCGCCGGTGCAGCGTCGACGCCTTGTAACAGGAGAAGTCGTGGCCGGTGCGGTTCCGGAGGAGCGTGAATATCCGGCGCATGTCTGAGGGCAGCTTCCTCGGCTCCTCCGGCCCTTTCTTTCCCTTGCCCGGCCCGGACGGCCGCCGCATGAAAGTTTCCGCGTAAAGGACCAGCCGCCGGGGCATCTCCTCCGGCGGCAGGACGAAGTCCGCCAGCCCCGTCCCGATGGCGCTCTTGGGCATCCCGGCGTACTTGGCGGTGTCCGGCTTCTGGGCCATCACCATGCCGGACTCGGCCTTGATGGCCCGGATGCCGAGGGTGCCGTCCGTCCCGGTGCCCGAGAGGATGACCCCCACCGCGCGGTTCTTCTGGGTTTCGGCGAGGGAGCGGAAGAAGCGGTCGATGGGCAGGCGGGGATACTCCTCGGTTTCGCGCTTCTTGGCGCGGAGGACGCCCTTCCCGAGGCTGAGGTACATCCCCGGCAAGCCGACGAACACCGTATCCCACTCGAGCCGGGCCCCGTCCCGGGCCTCCGCCACCCGCATTCGCGTCCGCTTGGAGAGGATATCGGGCAGGAGGCTCACGTGGCCCGGGTGGTGGTGCATCACCACGATGAAGCACATCCCGGTGTCCGCGGGCGTCGCGCGGAGGAATTCCTCGACCGCCTCGAGCCCGCCCGCCGAGGCCCCGATGCCGACCACGAGGGAGGGCCCGCCGGCGGTCTCGGACATGCCGGAGCGCTTCCGCTTCGAGGCCTCCCTGGAGGTGATGCCGCCTCCGGCCTCCCGGCTCGCGACCCCGGGCGGACCGGCGGAGGGTCTTTTCCTGGGCGCCTGACGCTTGGCGGGGGATTCCCTGGAGGCGGGCTTCCTGGCCCCGGCGGCGGCTCTTTTCTTCCGGGGAGGCATCGGAGGCTCCCTCCAGAGGGAGGATTCCCATGCGGCCTTCGCCAGGGCAGCGAGGCGGCCGGGCTAGGATGCGCGAGAAGGCGGGCACCCGCGGCGGATGCGGGCCATCCTACCACACCCTTCCCACCCCCGAAAGCAAGCCCTCCCGGATTTCAAACCCCTTGATTTCATGGGACGGACTCGGTTACTTTGGTGCCCGGACCTGAGGCGGCCGCCCTGGGCGGAGACCCGGCCCGCCCCGGGCATAGTCCACCGCCGCCAGCCACGCCGCCGGCTCGGCGGCCCAACCATAAGGCAGCGGCCCCGCCTCCCGTTTGCAGGAGCGGTCCAGGCTTTGGACAAACCGGTCGCACTGGCGGAGCTGTTCCGCCGCGCGGGGGTCGCGCCTCTCACCAGCGTTCCGGACAGCCTGACGGTGAACGGCGTGGTCGAGTCCTCCGCGGACGCCCTCCCGGGCGCGCTCTTCGTCGCCCGCAAGGGGGAAACCCACGACGGCCACCGCTTCCTCGCCGACGCGGCCCGCCGGGGCGCCTCGGCCGCCGTGGTGGAGAGGGCGCCCGCCTCCCCGCCCGCCTCCCCATCGTGCGGGTCGCGAACAGCCGCGAGGCGCTGGGGCGGCTCTGCGCCGCCTTCCACGGCTTCCCCTCGGAGAAGCTCCTCCTCATCGGCGTGACCGGCACCGACGGCAAGACCACCACCACCCACCTCACCGCGCACGTGCTGCGGGCGGGGGGGCGCCGGACGGCCGTCATCAGCTCGGTCGGGAGCGAGATCGACGGCGGGCACTACACCACCGGGAACACGACGCCTCCCCCGCCCCTCCTCCAGCGGCTCCTGGCCGAGGCGGCGGCGCGCGGGAACGAGGCGGTGGTGATGGAGGTGTCCTCCCACTCGGTGGTGCAGCACCGCCTGGAGGGCTGCCGCTTCCGGGGCGGGGTGCTCACCAACGTGGCGGCCGACCACCTGGAGCTCCACGCCTCGCTCAAGGACTACCGCGCGGCGAAGAAGCGCTTCTTCCAGCACTACGTGGCGGCGGAGGGGCAGGACGACCCCTTCCAGGCGATCAACATGGACGACGCGGTCGGGCGGAGCCTGCGCTCCCTCAAGGGCGTCCGCACCCACATCTACGGCCTGGCGCCGGGCTGCCCGGTGCGGGCCGAGGAGATATCCTCGGCCAAGCGGCGCATCCAGTTCCGGCTCGTCACCCCCCAGGGGAGCGTGCGGGTGGCCCTCGCGCTGACGGGCACCTACAACGTGACCAACGCCCTCGCCGCCGCCTCGGCGGGCCTGGCCTGCGGGGTGCCGCTCGAGGGCATCCGCGAGGGGCTGGAGTCGTTCGGGGGGGTGCCGGGGCGCTTCGCCTACGTGGAGTGCGGCCTGCCCTTCGACGTGGTCATCGACTACGCCCACACGCCCC
Proteins encoded in this region:
- a CDS encoding PAS domain-containing protein produces the protein MSETAGGPSLVVGIGASAGGLEAVEEFLRATPADTGMCFIVVMHHHPGHVSLLPDILSKRTRMRVAEARDGARLEWDTVFVGLPGMYLSLGKGVLRAKKRETEEYPRLPIDRFFRSLAETQKNRAVGVILSGTGTDGTLGIRAIKAESGMVMAQKPDTAKYAGMPKSAIGTGLADFVLPPEEMPRRLVLYAETFMRRPSGPGKGKKGPEEPRKLPSDMRRIFTLLRNRTGHDFSCYKASTLHRRIDRRMAVHQLEEMDYYIRFMQENPHEIDLLFKEMLINVTNFFRDPPAFESLYRNGLPRLFDGKPEGMDVRVWVPGCATGEEAYSLAMLLREYLEESKRRHNVQIFATDLDGDAVNAGRAGVYPEGIAADVGEERIKRFFAKQDSHYRISKEIRDMVIFADQNITRDPPFTRLDILSCRNVLIYLDADLQKRLLPLFHYALNPGGILFIGPAETVGEMEDSFEAADSRWKIFRRKPGSASARHQIDFPISLSRKKPREDGTEERPKAGNIAAAVEALLLDRYAPPCAIVSEDGKIEFIHGRTGEFLEPASGAPNFNAIEMAREGLRRDLSAALRRAAAMKKDVLRRGIGVKANGGELHLDLSVKPLDEPEAVRGLFMVSFLKAPPAPPPGGPEGKGGKARRAAEMELEEELRRTQETLKTTIEELETSNEELKSTNEELHSTNEELQSTNEELETSREELQSLNEELQTVNSELEVKVHELTQSHADMQNLLDSTGIAAVFLDEGLRIQRYTREVDKFVRLIPSDAGRPIRDLTVNLRDADLVAESAEVLRTLAMKEMEVRTHAGDRCRVRILPYRTVENVIAGVVLTFMNVEEIRETQDALAFARSIVDTVREPMLVLDGDLRVVSANQSFFRVFRGGPERAGGKLVYELAGGEWDIPDLRRLLNEILTNSAAFNDFEVEHEFPEIGRRRFLLNARRMSGGGKPLILLAFEDATGGE
- a CDS encoding UDP-N-acetylmuramoyl-L-alanyl-D-glutamate--2,6-diaminopimelate ligase; amino-acid sequence: MRVANSREALGRLCAAFHGFPSEKLLLIGVTGTDGKTTTTHLTAHVLRAGGRRTAVISSVGSEIDGGHYTTGNTTPPPPLLQRLLAEAAARGNEAVVMEVSSHSVVQHRLEGCRFRGGVLTNVAADHLELHASLKDYRAAKKRFFQHYVAAEGQDDPFQAINMDDAVGRSLRSLKGVRTHIYGLAPGCPVRAEEISSAKRRIQFRLVTPQGSVRVALALTGTYNVTNALAAASAGLACGVPLEGIREGLESFGGVPGRFAYVECGLPFDVVIDYAHTPQAVRTVAEEGRRLTAGRLIAVFSAPGGRWVQKRAEMGRLVGERADYAVVTTDNPGHEDPGDIAREIVRGLKRRAPAEGYAVELDRARAIEAALEAARPGDLVLLMGKGHEEYQIIGDRRVPFSERETVLRYAEHWKRRSLREAALKD